In Bythopirellula goksoeyrii, a single window of DNA contains:
- a CDS encoding FHA domain-containing protein, translated as MFPSWRIKIRAAQVAIDEGRCEEASALLSRESLRDFLPAKRLSKEVATRMVDRAAGKIAAGDSVAGWHDIRQVERMGGSEQLIDQFRQEQARQGIANTRQMLECGETAMAERQIAKLEQHRLGGDERRLWKIIVRLINDAKSLAYSGEFSQAIQGLTRVERLLPEGNESLATQLASRQAELARDAQQCPTMVNALHDAIQQENWTEVLTRAEAVLELAPEHPPALTARRRAWEAVGLKATTRNIRPQFRQNGRKAGSPLTTSTQAWRSCATVDTMTTKPEAGKRIIAWIDEIGGFLICLNDEIVIGQPTAEGGVDIPVRADLSRRHATIRRERENYVLTPIHTTKVDGHVLTGPIVLRNQALIELGDSLQLRFTKPHSLSATAVLEVESKHKTEPAVDAIVLMSESCVLGAGSHSHIRCPNWENDLVLYRRGDDLQFRTKELVETKDHPGTTNGIITANCRISGENYALSFEEI; from the coding sequence ATGTTTCCAAGCTGGCGGATAAAAATTCGAGCAGCTCAAGTAGCCATCGACGAAGGTCGCTGTGAAGAAGCTTCCGCATTGTTGAGTCGAGAATCTCTGCGAGACTTTCTTCCCGCCAAGCGACTCTCCAAAGAAGTGGCCACTCGTATGGTAGACCGTGCAGCCGGGAAAATTGCCGCTGGCGACAGTGTTGCCGGCTGGCATGACATTCGGCAGGTCGAACGAATGGGCGGAAGCGAACAGTTGATCGACCAGTTCCGCCAGGAGCAAGCCCGACAAGGAATTGCCAATACTCGGCAGATGTTGGAGTGTGGAGAAACAGCTATGGCGGAACGTCAGATTGCTAAACTCGAACAGCATCGACTGGGCGGCGACGAACGACGCCTCTGGAAAATCATCGTACGCTTGATAAACGATGCCAAGTCCCTAGCCTACTCGGGTGAATTTAGCCAAGCCATTCAGGGACTTACCCGAGTCGAGCGGTTGCTGCCCGAGGGGAACGAATCCTTGGCAACGCAACTTGCCTCCCGCCAGGCGGAACTCGCTAGAGACGCTCAACAGTGTCCGACCATGGTGAATGCACTGCATGATGCGATTCAGCAGGAGAATTGGACTGAAGTTCTCACCCGTGCGGAAGCCGTGCTAGAATTGGCTCCTGAGCACCCCCCTGCCCTGACGGCCAGAAGGCGGGCCTGGGAAGCGGTTGGTTTGAAGGCCACAACAAGAAACATTCGCCCACAATTTCGCCAAAACGGTCGAAAGGCCGGTTCGCCCCTTACAACGAGTACTCAAGCTTGGCGCAGTTGCGCGACTGTCGACACTATGACCACCAAACCAGAAGCTGGAAAACGCATAATCGCATGGATCGACGAGATTGGCGGATTCCTGATTTGCCTGAACGACGAAATCGTCATTGGTCAGCCAACGGCAGAAGGTGGCGTCGATATTCCAGTGCGTGCGGATCTTTCACGTCGTCACGCCACGATCCGACGCGAACGAGAAAACTATGTACTTACACCGATTCATACTACAAAAGTTGACGGCCACGTACTCACCGGACCCATCGTACTACGCAACCAGGCACTGATCGAATTGGGAGACTCGCTGCAGCTTCGCTTCACGAAGCCCCATTCACTCTCAGCTACAGCCGTCCTGGAAGTGGAATCCAAACATAAAACCGAACCTGCTGTCGATGCCATCGTTCTCATGAGCGAAAGTTGTGTGCTGGGGGCTGGGTCGCATAGCCACATTCGATGCCCCAACTGGGAGAATGACCTGGTCCTCTACCGTCGAGGCGACGATTTACAGTTTCGCACCAAGGAATTGGTCGAAACCAAAGATCATCCCGGTACCACCAACGGCATAATCACCGCAAATTGCCGAATTAGTGGGGAAAACTATGCCCTCAGCTTTGAGGAGATTTGA
- a CDS encoding serine/threonine-protein kinase, whose amino-acid sequence MTAPYPEPESDDRPKAGQRFTYASGSQPLDGYTIKRGVGRGGFGEVYYALSDAGKEVALKLIRRNLDVEIRGVTHCLNLKHANLVAIYDIRTDENDDRWVVMEYVSGESLEDAIDRHPNGMPVDLAIAWFSGIAAGVAYLHDHGIVHRDLKPANIFLDEDTVKIGDYGLSKFISCSRRSGQTESVGTVHYMAPEIANGRYGREIDTYALGIILYEMLTGHVPFEGESVGEVLMKHLTAEPDLQALAEPYRGIVQGAMNKDPETRLRSVAEMLQSMPNGSSSLGSQQPLPRVDMGTTNGEPSVAPAAPRDYSQSAPNQPDEEPILAAITKEWREAKTRFNQSRMHPLLKSALLVVLAIGLLATSPEWVTMGIFLGITYLVYRVIWTIVVQPNKAQSGTGTPRSSIPPAVPPNTYDGKKRGSRRLQRLSRQRQLREYAAAKSIHDRIAELVGGMFFASVVSTIASLVVCLIMASPFSWSLFAWMTAVSSLGCWAIMIPTKLNEGKIEDQAPLRFIQLLSGAAVGVLAWAFADWLMLSQGTWNDMGIKPGQSLLSGTLGIKDGLVGQLPLQIYAAYFAFLFVLVAWWEQAESTRSSRVSIWAIIWCGFLAWLLHFVWWFPQPLGILVAAIMSFTLQFASPWLPPSRRRAIAEQGGM is encoded by the coding sequence ATGACTGCACCGTATCCAGAACCCGAATCCGACGATCGGCCCAAGGCTGGTCAGCGCTTCACGTACGCCAGTGGCAGCCAGCCGCTGGATGGGTACACGATCAAGCGGGGAGTTGGTCGCGGGGGATTTGGCGAGGTGTACTACGCCCTGAGCGACGCGGGCAAGGAAGTCGCTCTCAAGCTCATTCGCCGCAATCTCGATGTTGAGATTCGTGGTGTCACCCACTGCTTGAATCTCAAACATGCCAACCTGGTCGCTATCTACGATATTCGTACCGACGAGAACGATGACCGATGGGTGGTGATGGAATATGTCTCCGGTGAATCTCTCGAAGATGCTATCGACCGTCACCCGAACGGGATGCCAGTCGACTTAGCAATTGCATGGTTTAGTGGAATTGCTGCCGGCGTGGCCTACTTGCACGACCACGGCATCGTCCATCGCGACTTGAAACCAGCGAACATTTTCCTGGATGAAGATACCGTCAAGATTGGCGATTACGGATTGTCGAAGTTCATTTCTTGCAGTCGCCGTAGTGGCCAGACCGAAAGCGTAGGCACCGTGCACTACATGGCACCCGAAATCGCCAACGGTCGCTATGGTCGTGAGATTGACACCTATGCCTTAGGAATCATCCTCTACGAGATGCTCACCGGCCACGTACCGTTCGAGGGCGAGAGCGTTGGCGAAGTTCTGATGAAGCATCTCACTGCCGAACCAGACCTCCAGGCCTTGGCCGAACCGTACCGTGGCATAGTCCAGGGTGCCATGAATAAGGACCCTGAGACGCGTCTGCGGAGCGTTGCAGAAATGCTGCAGTCGATGCCAAACGGCAGTAGCAGCCTCGGCAGTCAGCAACCACTGCCACGTGTTGACATGGGAACCACAAATGGCGAACCAAGCGTTGCCCCCGCTGCGCCACGTGACTACTCTCAGTCGGCTCCCAATCAGCCAGACGAAGAGCCGATCCTCGCCGCGATCACTAAGGAATGGCGCGAAGCCAAGACCCGATTCAACCAAAGTAGGATGCATCCCCTCTTAAAATCGGCTCTGCTGGTAGTGCTAGCCATCGGCTTGCTAGCTACGTCGCCAGAATGGGTCACGATGGGGATTTTTCTAGGGATCACTTATCTCGTCTATCGTGTGATATGGACGATTGTTGTTCAACCGAATAAAGCTCAATCTGGTACAGGAACACCTAGATCATCGATTCCTCCAGCGGTCCCACCAAATACCTATGATGGGAAGAAAAGGGGTTCTCGGCGGCTCCAACGGCTGAGTCGTCAACGGCAACTTCGCGAATACGCCGCCGCCAAATCAATTCACGATCGTATCGCTGAATTGGTCGGAGGGATGTTTTTCGCTTCGGTTGTGTCGACAATTGCCTCATTGGTCGTCTGCTTGATCATGGCCTCCCCTTTCAGTTGGAGCTTGTTCGCTTGGATGACGGCGGTCTCTTCGCTTGGCTGCTGGGCGATTATGATCCCTACGAAGCTCAACGAGGGGAAAATCGAGGACCAGGCTCCCTTGAGATTCATCCAGTTGCTTTCTGGCGCGGCGGTCGGCGTGTTGGCCTGGGCGTTTGCCGACTGGCTGATGCTCTCGCAGGGAACGTGGAACGACATGGGAATCAAGCCGGGGCAGAGCCTGCTGAGCGGAACCCTGGGGATCAAGGACGGTCTGGTTGGCCAATTGCCGCTGCAAATCTACGCCGCGTATTTCGCCTTCCTATTTGTGCTAGTGGCGTGGTGGGAACAAGCTGAATCGACCCGCTCCAGCCGCGTGAGCATCTGGGCAATCATCTGGTGCGGTTTCCTAGCGTGGTTGCTGCATTTCGTATGGTGGTTCCCCCAACCGCTGGGAATCTTGGTCGCAGCAATCATGTCGTTTACCTTGCAGTTCGCCAGCCCTTGGCTTCCACCAAGTCGCCGCCGTGCGATTGCTGAGCAAGGAGGGATGTGA
- a CDS encoding AbrB/MazE/SpoVT family DNA-binding domain-containing protein, translating into MIRTLARNTLSSAFTLALCGAFFLLGQIGCTNSSVDPALLAKYQEKFTLTSEPPEVDTVYGIRETLLGTSEADHEDHDHDHSDSSGHDHDSEDQADHEEEAHEHEEHNHTDEHAHEHAKEVAESTEPQHVAMVGQIGGLANPWEETQPEFPFAKSQAIFFLADPQAIAEHAAEGHVHAPGEECAFCAAHAEENSELLAVVRLVDEKGQVVPIDARELLNLKVNDMVVVEGEAQVLEGGMMVVKATGVFVRK; encoded by the coding sequence ATGATTCGTACTTTAGCTAGAAATACTCTCAGTTCCGCATTCACCCTCGCCCTGTGCGGGGCGTTCTTCCTTCTTGGCCAGATTGGCTGCACCAATTCAAGCGTCGATCCCGCGCTTCTGGCCAAGTATCAGGAGAAGTTCACCCTGACCTCTGAGCCACCAGAAGTGGATACAGTCTACGGAATCCGCGAGACCCTCTTAGGTACCAGCGAAGCGGATCATGAAGACCATGATCACGATCACTCCGACAGCAGTGGCCACGATCATGATTCAGAGGACCAAGCCGATCACGAAGAGGAAGCTCACGAACATGAAGAGCACAATCACACCGATGAGCACGCTCACGAACATGCCAAGGAAGTCGCGGAATCGACGGAGCCCCAGCATGTAGCCATGGTGGGTCAAATAGGTGGGCTGGCTAACCCTTGGGAAGAGACCCAACCGGAATTTCCCTTTGCCAAGAGCCAGGCGATTTTTTTTCTGGCTGATCCACAAGCCATCGCCGAACACGCGGCCGAAGGGCACGTTCATGCACCCGGCGAAGAGTGTGCCTTCTGCGCTGCCCATGCCGAAGAGAATTCAGAGTTGCTAGCTGTGGTACGATTAGTCGATGAAAAAGGCCAAGTTGTGCCCATTGATGCCCGCGAGTTGCTTAATCTCAAGGTGAACGATATGGTGGTCGTCGAGGGCGAAGCTCAAGTCTTGGAAGGTGGCATGATGGTCGTCAAAGCCACCGGCGTTTTTGTACGCAAGTAG